caaacaaaaatttgaattttttcttctcttttcgaAGCAACAGAGGGCTGTTGTGCAGGCCTGCGACTTCCGCgcaagggggggggggggatgggACGTGAGGTGATCAATTAGGCTGCTAGGGTTATGGGTTTTGCAGATGATCACGTTTCTGGGTTTTCCGCGATTTCCGCTGTGTTTGGACGAGATGGGATCGTCTGGTTTcgtgaaaaaagaagaagacgcAGGGGTTGCAGCTGCTGACTGTTGTTGTATTGGAACGGGTTTGGGCCAGGTAGTCTTTGGTATGGAATTGTGGACGGGTAGGGTCGGGAAATTGGACTTGCTGAATGTTGAGGATAGCATTGTATTACTATTGTTGGAATGGGCCGGAGGAAATTGGGCCCAAAATTGTTTTGGAATTGGGTTTAGGTTGGTAATAGGATCAACTTGCCATGTGGGGTTAAGAAATTAGCcgatttaaatttaattagtaaattcggttaaaatttaaattagacgaattaacattaattaattaacgagcttctcaatcttaataaaacataataattaattatattacaaaataattaatttaattacaaactagttaacttgaaattataactatagcttaaactaaaaaatattttaactacaatgtaaaatattttgaagGTTTTCAAATGTTTATAAGGTAGCGTGATTGTAAAacaatacatatttattatttaaaattattaaaattattaaaatgataatattactctaaaaataacttgaaagtattttggatttcataaaatttattaattcaaaattatgacCCTTGCtaataaagtatttttaaaatataaaatcttttcgagatgatttttgaatactCATAAAAtgcattaattatatacataactatataaaacatatatatatatatatattaaagaagtgacaaaattgtttaaaataacttgcaaactatgtttattttattttatttctgaaatttttataaaactaaatattttaaatcgttagaaattgaagaagctcgatgattaatataCATTGTGGAGGtcaaaaattgggtgtcaacatttacttcttcagattttgaatttCCTTATTAAAAGTTCTAGATCCGCCACCGATGGTGCTTGCCAATTGTCATAGTTTCTACCATTGAGTTATTTGACAAACTCAAAAGCAAGCTATGTAATATCCTATCAGAAAAATTTCATCATTGCTATGTATGGATTTTAATTGTGAATAATTAGCTGGGGGAGCTGGGAATTAAAAGctaattttgagtttattaAAATGATTGACGTGTTGATTTTCAACCTGAGTTGGTAGGTGAAAGCATAGTGCCACTGccaccataaaaaaaaatgcagcaCTAAGTAGTGCAagaaattaagttaattaaatacTTTTAGAAACTTCTTATTGGAGGAGAAAAATATTACACCCGTGCGATAATGCTTAGTTATATTCAAAATGCACTCCTTTaaaattcaacatttattttatttattatgtattttttagcAAATGATCAAGAGAGATTTATTATTTACTTCATACTattcttatcattaattaattatgtaaaatattaatagtcaaatttatatttttacaacataattaataagattagttcaaaaaaataaatttctaataAATGTTTGGTTTTTCACCCATTATCCGTAGGTACAGCAATGGGGCAGGACGGATGCAGAGCGGAGTGGGTTTAAGACTATGCGGGGCAGGATGAATTTGAGGTTGTGCGGGGTGGGttgaagtgtttttttttctaaactaatgtggggcggggcgggttgcgtgtatatgtgattttatgcgggttcaaacttaattttaactttttacatgttataagagtgatagaacattatttatagtaatataatatctttaaagctactaaaatattgaagatattaaatgaaaatggttcaataaaaaatattacgatttcttacatgtttctcaattgacctctaaaaataattttttaagtcattatctattacattaatacaacttaataaaaaaatgaatttatttttatgaattttattttttgtatcaaacttaactagaaaaaagaaaatactaaaaaaattatgtgggaCAGGTTCATGCGGGGCGAAAATGAAAAAGGTTGTCATACGGGGCGGATTAAAAATTTTgcgggttaagctcaacccgcCCCACAccaccccattgccatcccttgTTGTCCGGAGCCCGTCCCGACTAAATTCGGATAGTGCACTGCAACTCCCAACATGATTTTATTCGTACATAGGGCTCGAACCCAAAACCTCTGGTTAAGAGTTGAACAGTCTCACcactgcaccacaacccatgttgatCTCTAATAAATATTTGGAAGTTTTGACCAAAATAAGCTATTTTAAACCAATTCACCAAACTAATAcgcttttaaaattttttacaAAAGTAGTATAAACGTACTTCATGGTAACgtttttggttatttttattttaaaaattcaacggACAAAAACTGACGGAGTTGACGACGTTAAATGAATCAACGTTACTGTGAGTAACATTTTAGGTGTAAAACGTTACTCACGATAACGTTTATTGAGAATCCAATCACTTCAACCCTGCAAATGCAGAATCAAATCCTGCAAATTTAAAACGTTACTATTTTACTAAGAATCCAATCACGGGTCTTCGACTCCTGCAAATTTAGCTATAAAACGTTACTTTACCTAAAAAACGTGACTGTCAATTACAACACTCTGTTAAAGTCATATTCCTCCATTTTTTAAACTGACCACAtgtgaatataaaataaatgttgctGTAAGGAATGTTTTGCATATTCCAACAATATTCAACAAAACTTTTACTTGTGTTGCCCATTGTTATAATAATATTCACAAAACTTCATCAGGTATGAATTAAATAAGTCAAGTTTATCATATTATTaagagattttttaaaataatattaataaattaaaaaaataattttaaagctaTAGTAAAAACTTAACATAATATGAGTAACATTTTATAGCTAAATTTGCATGATTTATTCTAAATTTACAGGAGTCGAAGACTCGTGATTGGATTCTTAGTAAAATAGTAACGTTTTACACCTAAAACGTTACTGTGAGTAACGTTTTAAATTTGCAGGATTTGATTCTCCATTTGCAGGGTTGACGTGATTGGATTCTCAATAAACGTTATTGTGAGTAACGTTTTACACCTAAAACATTACTCACAGTAACGTTTATTCATTTAACGTCGTCAGCTCCGTTAGTTTTTGTccgttgaatttttaaaataaaaataacctaaaaCGTTACCATGAAGTACGTTTATACTacttttgtaaaaaatttaaaaagtgtaTTAGTTTGgtgaattgattttaaaataacttattttggtCAATGCTTCAAATATTTGCAATGCcaagtaaaatgaaacaaagGAGAGTAAAAAGAATAGAATAGTTTAGTTGGTTGACTGAACTCTCACTTTATTGGTGAAGGTTTGATTTGTGTAAACTCCTCCCCATTTTCCCTTCCCTGCcccaattttaaaaagaaaaaaagaatggaCATAGTCAACGTACCCACTAGGCCACTACTAGTTAAACTCTACtaatactaaataattttttttgcatataataaaacaaataatatggTATCAAAACAATAATCTTCACTCCTATATATAATCGTCCATCACCTTTGAACAAGACTGCGAAGAGTTTCATTAATTTCCTTGTGAGACCTAAAATTTTATCCACTCATTTTTGTGTTTATTCATGGCTATCTCAAAAAAGCTTGTTAAGCCCCTTTCTCTTTTGTTCCTAATTTACATAGTAATTGTAGCATCACCTTGCGTTGATGCGGCAATCACATGCAGCTCGGTGTTCAACGGCCTAATCCCGTGCCTTAGCTACGTAGTGAACGGTGGCAAGGTGCCACCGGCTTGTTGTAGAGGGATCAAGTCCCTCTACGGTATCGCCAAAACGACGGCGGACCGCCAAGGCGTTTGCTCGTGCTTGAAAATGGCTGCCTCAAGTGTTAGTGGTATCGATTTTAAGAATGCTGCTGCCCTCCCAGGAAAATGTGGGGTGAAAAATATTCCCTTCAAGATTAGCCCTAAAGTTGATTGCTCAAAGGTGAGATGAAGGATGAATTATGCATACAATATAAATGAGAATAAGAGTTATGTTGTCTCTAATCATAAAATTGGGACATAATCTATCTATTAATTAGTACTACTACGGTTTCGTGATTGTCTTTAATTTGATCCTTGTATTGTGTCACAGATATCACACTGTTACGTCGATCAATAATGATTGGTAGATCAATCAAttatgtattttgttatttggaGGTATGAATTCAAACttggaaaaaacaaaatataacataagctCTCATCTTTCAGTAGTTATAACTTCATCGATTCTATTTTATGTGACGAGGTTCAGATATGAGGATCAAATTAATAATTGTTTATATGAATTCGAATAATAAATCTTAAGTTCTTTATTACGATAAAATGTACATATTAagaaatacattaaaaaatattattaatcacAATATATAGTTACCGCCTACCGGTCAAATATATGAACTAGAAGATACATTGGAGGGGAAATTATTGAGCTAGAGTTAGTCCCTCTATGTACTAGACTAACCCCACTACAGACTAATGGAAGATTGATAATTGAGAAAGATatacttgactaaaatatatctTTAACACCCCATCCTCTTGGATatctatttaatatataaatagtacGTCTTAAAATGTCACTATAAAAAATctaatgtaaaataatatagaaatcCATTTATAAAAAGACAGAGAGAGGTgataatacaaaatacaaaaagagAGGAGGGAGATGGATTCAGAGGATAAAACCTAAATGCATGTATGAATACAATAATACAGTCGCTTGacacattaaaaaatatataaatacaaataaagaaagatagaaatacaaaatatacaCACTGAGACTATATGAACCTAAATATACATATGAATATACCAAATACAATCGCTCaacactttaaaaaataaaaaatgaatacagaaggagaaagaggtaaaaatacaaaatatagaagcgggggggggggggggggggggggNgagagagagagagacaaaaagagaaagagggaGAAAGCCGAGCAAAATTGAGGCAAGAAGCGAGACTtgtcttttccttttaaaaataattggacCACACATCTATTTGAacatattttgaaagaaaacaaaattttatggtttcaataaaagaataaggaaataaattaaattcagcaataatatatccatgtgTTAGCTAGTCCTTcgaaaaattaatcaaaaaattgaattttttcctCTTCCAATATTATGATGCATACACAAATTAGTAGTAGTATAGGTGATGAGGTGAAAGGATTTGGTGGTGGATGAAGTGTGCCATCAGATTGTTCTCGTGGGATTAAATTTGtccttaatattaaatatttttctctcaataacaatatataatattcatttccatttcaatttatatgatattatttaaatgaacatgaaatttatgaaaataatagagatattttatatttgtaataCAAAATAAGATTAGAAAATCTTACATTTATATTCTCGAATAAAATATTCAAGAGGATACTCCATACAATAAAAGCAAAagaatcaaacacaactcttaTAGTCATTACTAAAAATATGTGAATTCCCTAAAGACATTCATATTAAAATGTcgtcttttatttctttaattgaaaaaataattaaaaattaaaataataagtacAAAAATGAATAGTAACCTCAATTAAAGATTAGTACAATTCAATTTAACATTTTCTTGTTTGGATTTGATTGTATCTTAGCTTTTATTGTTGGATGAACAATATTTATGGttgatattgataaaaaataaaaggaccAATGACCATAGGTACAATTAAGCCATGACTATTGGTCGACAATTCTTGATTCtactataaaattaaatacGTTTGATCTATAATCATTCatcgaaaatatttttgacgAAAAACGTTTATGATCAAATTCATCGGTGAAAAATACATATgtttctcattttatttgaaacCTACTATATCAACTAGTTTTATACTTCACATGTTTGACTTGTCAACCTTtggttcatatatatatatatctatatacatTTGATTAGGAAATCACAACCATTTCCACAATGCTAAACAAGCAACTATTTCCTTTGCTTCTCATCTGCATCGCGGTGGCCGTGTCCACGACCACCGGAGCATCTAATACAGCTGCTGAGGATGCAATTCTTACGTGCAACATGGTGTATAGTAGCCTCGAACCATGTCTTGGCTACGTGTTAGGTGGTGAGTTAACTGTATCACCAGAGTGTTGTAGTGGAATTAAATCTATCCTCAACGCTGAACGTACAAGAGCTGACCGCGAGAGAACTTGTACTTGCATAAAGAGTGTTGGTTCAACCTCTACCGCAATTCCAATTAGCCGTGCTGCTCAACTCCCTGGATTATGTAAGGCTAATATTTCTTTCAAGATTAGTCCAGATGTTGACTGCTCTAAGACcatataagaattttttttttaaaaaaaaacttagccATTTTATTTATCATGTTATTTTTCAATGTATAATGAGATATATTGAATATGTTTGTGTTAGTGAGTGTGGGATCATTGATGTCCTTTTATTTCCAagattctatatatatatatatatatatatatatatatatatatataaacttgaATGAGGTTTGGATTATTGttaatcttttctttcttaatttattgATACATATATAATTGATAATAGAATTTGATCTAAGAAACAAATGATACACATGATGGGTTTGCAATACATAATTATTGTGCATAGAGTATAaacacatatacatatatcaGTGTTATTTTATAGTGATGCATCATACattattagaagaaaaaaattgatacagTATACATGTAACATGTATCATGATTTCGTAATTTATACACAAACTTTAAAGTGTATTTAACAATGAAAGAGTTACCTTCTAGTTTGAATCACCTTCGATCATACATTTacctttttttataaatgtattttttgtatctaactttgaatttttttccctttcaagtAGTTCTTCAGTCAATTGTTGAAATTTAATGGATTCATTATCGTGTTCTAGAGAAATACACAAATCAAATGATGTTGGTTAGGTGGTAACTTTGACTAGACCTCTTTCGAGTAGAATTTCCATTAGCCATTGATGAACAAGAAAAAAGATTGATATAAACCCTATTATTCTGGACTATAtgcaaattaattaaatgtatCTTTTTATGGTTGCTCTTAAACATGGTATTATAttatgagtaaattttaggaatagcacataaaaatcatattagcgcTCTACAGGTACAATTTTGCTATTTGAGCTCCATAGCAAACCacctgatttgtataaatcgcagtgatttgtataaatcgggCATTTGTGTCtatgaaaattgtgtttgtatatgtatatgtatatgttctttgTGTTAGACTAGAGTGGCAAGAGAGATTAAGAGAGAGGTGAgggagagagggcagagagtggagagaggtgaattgtatatgtatatcaattagataattatatatatttaacaactatgtatatgtatcaatgattgtgtttatatatctgcataaaatttaaatttgtatacaattgaatcgagttaaTATACAATTGAATCTAGTTAAAACATttctatttgtatatcaaatctctctctcgctttatacaaacacaaagtGTACATTGCATTTGtacaatttgtgtttgtataaagcaagagagagagagaaaaaaaagcaaaagaaaactgggTAGGGAAATGTTTGTAttagtataattataagtgtatatgacggagaaatatgtatttgtatttgtatatacaatatcTCTCGAAtgctcgctttatacaaatacaaaaacaatttatacatttgtgtttgtataaatgtGAGAGAGGCAAGGGAGAAATTGAGAGTGGTGAGCAAGATTCAAGGGAGAGAAGCGAGAATGACAATGTGTTTGCTACAAATTGGAATTAAATGAAATTGTAgctataaaaatttattttgaattaatagtttgttataatGCACATTTTTCCCTTATATTACTATggattatatgaaaattaatttaatgtggaacaaaaagaaataaataaaatagaaaatatatatatatatatatatatatatatataagttaaaagataggaaaataaatattttatagagaatgaaataaaaataattaaaatatataattttcaatgTTAATAANATctagttaaaacatttgtatttgtatatcaaatctctctcttgctttatacaaacacaaattgtaCATTGCATTTGtacaatttgtgtttgtataaagcaagagagagaaaaaaaaaagcaaaagaaaactgggcagggaaatgcttgtattagtataattataagtgtatatgacggagaaatatgtatttgtatttgtatatacaatatcTCTCGAACTCtagctttatacaaatacaaaaacaatttatacatttgtgtttgtataaatgtgagagaggcgagggagaaaTTGAGAGTGGTGAGCAAGATTCAAGGAGGAGAGAAGCGAGAATGGCAATGTGTTTGCTACGAATTGGAATTAAATGAAATTGTAgctataaaaatttattttgaattaatagtttgtcatAATGCATATTTTTCCCTTATATTATTATggattatatgaaaattaatttaatgtggaacaaaaagaaataaataaaatagaaaacatatatatatatatataagttaaaagataggaaaataaatattttatagagaatgaaataaaaataattaaaatatataattttcaatgTTAATAATTATGtacacaacaaaaaaaacattaccTTGTGAAATTTCATAAGTGGAGTTTGGGAGGGTAGAGTACGTAGAACTTATCACTATCTCGTGGAGGTAAAAGCACTATTTTTGAAAGACTCTTGATTCAAGTGTAGCATTTTCAGATATAAAGAAgctaagaagaaaataatgatgaaAACATAACAACTTATAAGAAAGACAAtataaatcctaaaaaaaattaaatataaacaacaacaaaatagtgcaGTGACCAAAACCTAGTAAACAGAAGATGAAAAATATCGAAAAGTATAACTAAGAGAATACAGTTAGGCCTTATGTCCccctctcttttatttattatattattagtaaGCAAGAcatttttggaagaaaaaaaaactagtacAACGACAAATACTAACAAAGTAAGACAACACTTCACTACCTACTAATCTTCTACCCTAATACGCGACCTTCAAACACTCATATAAGGTCATATCCTCAGTAATATGAAGTTGTGGGATGTTATGTCTAATCACCGCTCTCCAATGCTTTTTCGTCCTACCTTTATCTCTCCTCATATTTACATTCAACCTCTTGCACCTCCTCACTAGAAATCTATGCATCTTCGACCGCTTCGCATGTCCAAGCCAACTCTGTCCCGTATAACAAAGTTGGTCTAATCACCACTCTATAGAACATATCTTTAAGTTTTAGTGATACAAGACTCCAGAGGCTAGTCTCCAGTTTATCCATGTTGTACCAATACAAACTAATTATAAAATGTCCAATTAAAATACGATATGTGTCCATATTGAtcagaatttaaatttctttttcatctttcaCCTGCTTCCAAGAGAATGATCACATTCCATTTGTCACCTCATCACCAAAGGATGTATTTATTACACTTTAAATTGACTTAGAGTGATAATATATGATCCCAATAAAAATAGAGTGTGTTTCTGAAATTTCAGTCATTGTTCATAAGAGTTCTTGTGTCTTTTCCCTATATATTTCTTAATCAAAATTATCATGTACGTATTTACGTGAAAGTCATATAGTTCTACAACCTTAAATAGTCAATAGGATTTCATAAATTATTTACGTCTACAATCTCCTATAGGTAAAGTTCCTTATACCATGGACATGTTCGGTAGGAGagggaaaatgtttttctaaaaaatactttttaaataaataagtgattttttttttatttttcagtgtTTGATAAGtatcaaaaatgaatttataacCTAAAATAGATTGGATTCCAATTCATCTATATagatattgataaaaaaaatggtccTAACGcacttttaactcttttttgttgttaatgGTGTACGTTAGGCTTTAATTTTAATGTCAATAGTTGTATAGTACTCATCTTCATCTGCTGGCCGATAGTTTCccaatttattttagttttaatactTTGTTGTAGTGATCCTACCATCTTCATCTGATAAGAAATATTATAATCggatcaaatcaaattaaaattacaaattccatttttataaaaatgcaatttatttataaatttaatttttaaaatgccACTTAAGATAATCGTTTTTCCAAACTGTCAATTATCTCCATTAATAACATAGAACACACGTATCTCACATTTTAGATACGCGTTTTACATAATCAAAGATTGGTATCCTCGaaatgggaaaaaaaaaagttttgatgtAGTATTTACGTGTTTTGAACAGTCAATTTCATTTCTCCAGAAGAATTCATTTGATTACTTATCATTTCGATATTCATTTTCAAAGAATTCCTCAAACACACGTAGCACACACATCAATCAGCAATTCAACGTACACTacactaaaaatgatttttagcgGTAATTAATGAACGATAATGGCTTAATTTTCACTAAATATATTCTTTTAGAGGCAAATACTATTAACAATTACATTTTAGCATTCTTTGTAAATTCCACTAATAAAGCTTATTATAGCAACattgaatttaattaatgacaattAACGAATGCTGGTAAGACTTTAGCACTCTATATTaatgtacatatatatttattatcgctaaaagctatttttatttgtgtgaTATATCATCATATGTCATGGAAATATATgtttttcagaaaagagaaacCTTAAAGTaatcttttttcaaaaacttccatttattttttatgatgaaaCCTACTATATCAACTACTTTTGTGCTTCACATTTTTGACTCCATTTGTGTTGGTGGGCCAAAAACCTTTAATTGGTGTCTTGATATGGGGGCCAACTTGACTTTGTCAACctttgattcatatatatctatatctatatttatatacatttgATAAGGATATATCACACGTCGCTTACCAAATCCACAATGCTAAACAAGCAATTATTTCCTTTGCTTCTCATCTGCGTAGCCACCACGACAGCAGCATCTACTACAGCTGTCATGTGCAACTTGGTATATAGTAGCCTCAAATCATGTCTTGGCTACTAAGTACTGTGCCGTCAAAGTGTTGTAGTGGAATTAAATTTGTCCTCAACGCTACACGTACAACAGCTGACCGTCAGAGCCTTTGCAAATGCATAAAGAGTATTGCTTCAAGCTCTATTACAGTTCCAATCAGTCGTCTTGCTAAACTCCCTGGAATGTGTATGGCCAATGTTCCTTTCAAAATTTGTCCAAATGCTGACTGCTCTAAGATCAAATAAAACACCTTTTTTTAGTGCATAATGAGATTGACTATGCATGTTTGTGTTAGCTAGTGAGAGtaagaattcaatttttttttttatatataaaagtgaCGATAAGCACACAcctcatcatcaacatgtgTGCTTATTGGAATTGTTAGTTGAATTAGAGGGTATATATGTTAATTAAGGCTTTTCATTTTATAACTTTATCATTTGTGTGCCTTTTTCCcttatgaatgaaaaaaatattatattcgtagtttattctctctttttcttttttacgtCGGGTCCACATTCATTTATTTCAGACTTTATTAGCAAGTGTCAACATATATACTAGAACCGTCAATATGGGCTATGTTTGTTGGGCAGATCTGACCTAGTTTGTGATTTGATAGAGATGTGCTAAGATATTTTGAGCCCATTTAAGAAGATCATTTTTAGCCCGACTTAAATAAGTCTGTTGATTTGTGAAACTTGGAAATATGGATAGGTCCGATCCGTGGGCCAAACAAAAttaagtaagaaataaaaaatgaaatatagtattaaaaataacaagagtccaactcaaaatttatttaaagttttaaatattaaaatttaaatacaaattatgtttataaaatatacacaACATATAATAAAATTCCCTAAAATTCTAGGGAATCACTATGTAGGCCGTAGCCTATgaaatattatcatattttttgtgttttattatgatcattagaaaacaattaggttaatatttctatttagctatttatacTTTtgcttgaaatcaaacttaataaatattataaagataattttatttgtggatttgattaacaagtagtaataCTAACATCATATAATATTGTCttgtttatatt
This genomic stretch from Solanum stenotomum isolate F172 chromosome 10, ASM1918654v1, whole genome shotgun sequence harbors:
- the LOC125842993 gene encoding non-specific lipid-transfer protein 1-like encodes the protein MGSSGFVKKEEDAGVAAADCCCIGTGLGQVVFGMELWTGRVGKLDLLNVEDSIVLLLLEWAGGNWAQNCFGIGFSSVFNGLIPCLSYVVNGGKVPPACCRGIKSLYGIAKTTADRQGVCSCLKMAASSVSGIDFKNAAALPGKCGVKNIPFKISPKVDCSKISHCYVDQ
- the LOC125842994 gene encoding non-specific lipid-transfer protein 1-like, whose translation is MLNKQLFPLLLICIAVAVSTTTGASNTAAEDAILTCNMVYSSLEPCLGYVLGGELTVSPECCSGIKSILNAERTRADRERTCTCIKSVGSTSTAIPISRAAQLPGLCKANISFKISPDVDCSKTI